In Quercus lobata isolate SW786 chromosome 12, ValleyOak3.0 Primary Assembly, whole genome shotgun sequence, a genomic segment contains:
- the LOC115971909 gene encoding WAT1-related protein At1g09380-like isoform X1 — protein sequence MAWDLVPFLAIALLQVGYAGLNIISMLAMQSGMNPLILVVYRLVFATIAIAPFAYFMEWKTRPKITIPILFQLFLCSLTGGTGNMLFYLVGLKHSTPTIGSALSNTLPAFTFILAVLFRQESVGIKTKPGQAKVIGTIICVGGALLLSFYHGHTIGISVPSMHWTYAENMEKNSSTSSSHGNAIIGPLLIIASSLSWSVWFIIQARMNKIFPAPYTGTTLMCFMASIECGIIALFAKHDISAWSLSNPMWLVASLYAGIFCSALAFVITSWAIQVKGPLYVSVFSPLLLVIVAISSWALLHEKLYVGTALGSILIVLGLFAVLWGKNKEMKRISAIEEIEAAKLDDAMIQKDDLELQVIADDDNLYVTTRKEKHQEN from the exons ATGGCTTGGGATCTTGTGCCTTTCTTGGCCATTGCTCTACTGCAAGTGGGCTATGCAGGATTGAACATCATATCAATGCTTGCCATGCAATCTGGCATGAACCCTCTTATTCTCGTCGTTTACCGGCTAGTTTTTGCAACCATAGCAATCGCTCCTTTTGCATATTTTATGGAGTG GAAGACGAGACCCAAGATAACAATACCTATTTTGTTCCAGTTATTTTTGTGCTCCTTAACAGG GGGAACTGGAAATATGCTCTTTTACCTTGTAGGTTTAAAACACTCAACCCCAACAATTGGTAGTGCATTAAGTAATACACTTCCAGCATTCACTTTCATCCTCGCTGTCCTTTTCAG GCAAGAATCTGTGGGAATTAAGACCAAGCCAGGGCAAGCAAAGGTAATAGGGACAATTATATGTGTAGGTGGAGCCCTTTTATTGTCATTCTACCATGGACACACCATTGGTATAAGTGTACCTAGCATGCACTGGACATATGCTGAGAATATGGAAAAGAATAGTTCCACTTCTAGCAGCCATGGAAACGCCATCATTGGCCCCTTGCTCATAATTGCTAGTTCTCTCTCTTGGTCAGTTTGGTTCATAATCCAA GCAAGAATGAACAAGATTTTTCCAGCTCCTTATACAGGCACCACATTGATGTGTTTCATGGCCAGCATTGAGTGTGGGATCATTGCCTTATTCGCCAAACACGACATTTCTGCATGGTCGTTGAGCAATCCAATGTGGCTTGTTGCATCTCTCTATGCA GGGATTTTCTGTTCTGCACTAGCATTTGTCATCACTTCCTGGGCTATCCAGGTGAAAGGTCCTCTCTATGTCTCGGTGTTCAGCCCCTTGTTGCTTGTTATCGTGGCTATTTCCAGCTGGGCCCTGCTTCATGAGAAATTATATGTTGGAAC TGCTTTAGGGTCTATTCTAATCGTCCTGGGGCTCTTTGCTGTTCTATGGGGGAAGAATAAGGAGATGAAACGGATTAGTGCTATTGAAGAGATAGAAGCAGCAAAGCTAGATGATGCCATGATCCAGAAGGACGACTTGGAACTGCAGGTGATTGCTGATGATGACAATCTTTATGTTACAACAAGAAAGGAGAAGCATCAAGAAAATTAA
- the LOC115971909 gene encoding WAT1-related protein At1g09380-like isoform X3: protein MEVDPSWLCKLETKTRPKITIPILFQLFLCSLTGGTGNMLFYLVGLKHSTPTIGSALSNTLPAFTFILAVLFRQESVGIKTKPGQAKVIGTIICVGGALLLSFYHGHTIGISVPSMHWTYAENMEKNSSTSSSHGNAIIGPLLIIASSLSWSVWFIIQARMNKIFPAPYTGTTLMCFMASIECGIIALFAKHDISAWSLSNPMWLVASLYAGIFCSALAFVITSWAIQVKGPLYVSVFSPLLLVIVAISSWALLHEKLYVGTALGSILIVLGLFAVLWGKNKEMKRISAIEEIEAAKLDDAMIQKDDLELQVIADDDNLYVTTRKEKHQEN, encoded by the exons ATGGAAGTGGATCCTTCCTGGCTATGCAAATTAGAAAC GAAGACGAGACCCAAGATAACAATACCTATTTTGTTCCAGTTATTTTTGTGCTCCTTAACAGG GGGAACTGGAAATATGCTCTTTTACCTTGTAGGTTTAAAACACTCAACCCCAACAATTGGTAGTGCATTAAGTAATACACTTCCAGCATTCACTTTCATCCTCGCTGTCCTTTTCAG GCAAGAATCTGTGGGAATTAAGACCAAGCCAGGGCAAGCAAAGGTAATAGGGACAATTATATGTGTAGGTGGAGCCCTTTTATTGTCATTCTACCATGGACACACCATTGGTATAAGTGTACCTAGCATGCACTGGACATATGCTGAGAATATGGAAAAGAATAGTTCCACTTCTAGCAGCCATGGAAACGCCATCATTGGCCCCTTGCTCATAATTGCTAGTTCTCTCTCTTGGTCAGTTTGGTTCATAATCCAA GCAAGAATGAACAAGATTTTTCCAGCTCCTTATACAGGCACCACATTGATGTGTTTCATGGCCAGCATTGAGTGTGGGATCATTGCCTTATTCGCCAAACACGACATTTCTGCATGGTCGTTGAGCAATCCAATGTGGCTTGTTGCATCTCTCTATGCA GGGATTTTCTGTTCTGCACTAGCATTTGTCATCACTTCCTGGGCTATCCAGGTGAAAGGTCCTCTCTATGTCTCGGTGTTCAGCCCCTTGTTGCTTGTTATCGTGGCTATTTCCAGCTGGGCCCTGCTTCATGAGAAATTATATGTTGGAAC TGCTTTAGGGTCTATTCTAATCGTCCTGGGGCTCTTTGCTGTTCTATGGGGGAAGAATAAGGAGATGAAACGGATTAGTGCTATTGAAGAGATAGAAGCAGCAAAGCTAGATGATGCCATGATCCAGAAGGACGACTTGGAACTGCAGGTGATTGCTGATGATGACAATCTTTATGTTACAACAAGAAAGGAGAAGCATCAAGAAAATTAA
- the LOC115971909 gene encoding WAT1-related protein At1g09380-like isoform X2 — MLSTPFLIPILIRKTRPKITIPILFQLFLCSLTGGTGNMLFYLVGLKHSTPTIGSALSNTLPAFTFILAVLFRQESVGIKTKPGQAKVIGTIICVGGALLLSFYHGHTIGISVPSMHWTYAENMEKNSSTSSSHGNAIIGPLLIIASSLSWSVWFIIQARMNKIFPAPYTGTTLMCFMASIECGIIALFAKHDISAWSLSNPMWLVASLYAGIFCSALAFVITSWAIQVKGPLYVSVFSPLLLVIVAISSWALLHEKLYVGTALGSILIVLGLFAVLWGKNKEMKRISAIEEIEAAKLDDAMIQKDDLELQVIADDDNLYVTTRKEKHQEN; from the exons ATGCTTTCAACTCCTTTTCTCATACCAATCCTCATCAG GAAGACGAGACCCAAGATAACAATACCTATTTTGTTCCAGTTATTTTTGTGCTCCTTAACAGG GGGAACTGGAAATATGCTCTTTTACCTTGTAGGTTTAAAACACTCAACCCCAACAATTGGTAGTGCATTAAGTAATACACTTCCAGCATTCACTTTCATCCTCGCTGTCCTTTTCAG GCAAGAATCTGTGGGAATTAAGACCAAGCCAGGGCAAGCAAAGGTAATAGGGACAATTATATGTGTAGGTGGAGCCCTTTTATTGTCATTCTACCATGGACACACCATTGGTATAAGTGTACCTAGCATGCACTGGACATATGCTGAGAATATGGAAAAGAATAGTTCCACTTCTAGCAGCCATGGAAACGCCATCATTGGCCCCTTGCTCATAATTGCTAGTTCTCTCTCTTGGTCAGTTTGGTTCATAATCCAA GCAAGAATGAACAAGATTTTTCCAGCTCCTTATACAGGCACCACATTGATGTGTTTCATGGCCAGCATTGAGTGTGGGATCATTGCCTTATTCGCCAAACACGACATTTCTGCATGGTCGTTGAGCAATCCAATGTGGCTTGTTGCATCTCTCTATGCA GGGATTTTCTGTTCTGCACTAGCATTTGTCATCACTTCCTGGGCTATCCAGGTGAAAGGTCCTCTCTATGTCTCGGTGTTCAGCCCCTTGTTGCTTGTTATCGTGGCTATTTCCAGCTGGGCCCTGCTTCATGAGAAATTATATGTTGGAAC TGCTTTAGGGTCTATTCTAATCGTCCTGGGGCTCTTTGCTGTTCTATGGGGGAAGAATAAGGAGATGAAACGGATTAGTGCTATTGAAGAGATAGAAGCAGCAAAGCTAGATGATGCCATGATCCAGAAGGACGACTTGGAACTGCAGGTGATTGCTGATGATGACAATCTTTATGTTACAACAAGAAAGGAGAAGCATCAAGAAAATTAA
- the LOC115971910 gene encoding transmembrane protein 50 homolog → MDLSELWAIFGPGVAGAVFGAGWWFWVDAVVCSSVSVSFVHYLPGFFASFAALMFNCVRKEDIDYSPYEEGEWRLKLWLFFAYVVSFVSLAASVGLLIQDSLVTTGPSVWTGTAGVLQCVFVLISGLIYWTSHPE, encoded by the exons ATGGATTTGTCGGAGCTGTGGGCAATATTCGGGCCAGGAGTGGCGGGCGCCGTATTCGGCGCCGGGTGGTGGTTCTGGGTGGACGCCGTCGTTTGCAGCTCCGTCTCGGTCTCCTTCGTCCACTACCTTCCTG GattttttgcttcttttgcGGCTCTGATGTTCAATTGCGTTAGGAAAGAAGACATCGATTACTCTCCCTACGAAGAAGGCGAGTGGAG ATTGAAACTTTGGCTTTTCTTCGCATATGTTGTGTCATTTGTATCTCTAGCGGCATCAGTGGGCCTATTAATACAAGATTCACTTGTAACAACTGGCCCTTCTGTGTGGACAGGAACTGCGGGTGTCTTgcaatgtgtgtttgtgttgaTCAG TGGGCTGATTTATTGGACTTCTCACCCAGAGTAA